One part of the Salinivirga cyanobacteriivorans genome encodes these proteins:
- a CDS encoding IS256 family transposase — translation MMFTKKQTEEVLSKFISRENGLHDVMEMVLNAMMYSEREAFLSGAKSNKGNGYRPLSALGHGHQLELQVPRDRLSQFTPKILAIFREQESYLKEVSFKLYSKGLTTRDISSVMDTIYGGHYSKSKISDISTSFYDQMQAWRNRELDSHYLALYIDGLHVKLKRGNKYETECFYIILGLREDFKREVISIVNFPVESANSWEIIFDQIKARGIETVGIIISDALSGIDKSIAKKFSCPHQKCILHLQRNLLSYVRMSDKKEVANDFREVLSAADPHHNKAIAVSKFKEFKEKWRKKYRSFGQYLDNLDIYPYLTFLDYDVRIRRMLYTTNWIERFNKSARRTLKIRGALPSEEAVLSLITSVAKEQTEGHYSYPIYNFRYEEKLLANKY, via the coding sequence ATGATGTTTACAAAGAAACAAACAGAAGAAGTATTAAGCAAGTTTATTTCACGAGAAAATGGTCTTCATGATGTAATGGAGATGGTCTTAAATGCAATGATGTATTCAGAACGGGAAGCCTTTCTGTCAGGAGCAAAAAGCAACAAGGGAAATGGTTACAGACCCCTAAGTGCCTTAGGTCATGGACACCAACTTGAGCTGCAAGTCCCTAGAGATCGCTTAAGTCAATTTACTCCAAAAATATTAGCTATATTTCGAGAACAAGAATCTTACTTAAAAGAAGTCTCCTTTAAGCTATATTCAAAAGGTTTAACCACGCGTGATATATCCTCAGTCATGGATACCATTTATGGCGGACATTATAGTAAAAGTAAGATTAGTGATATTAGTACCAGTTTTTATGATCAAATGCAAGCATGGAGAAACAGAGAACTGGACTCCCATTATCTTGCACTTTATATTGACGGCCTTCATGTAAAATTAAAAAGAGGAAATAAATATGAAACAGAATGTTTTTATATCATTCTTGGCTTGCGTGAAGATTTTAAGCGAGAAGTCATATCTATCGTTAATTTTCCCGTAGAATCAGCTAATTCATGGGAAATAATATTTGATCAAATCAAAGCAAGAGGAATAGAGACTGTTGGTATTATAATATCAGACGCTCTAAGCGGTATTGATAAGAGCATAGCAAAAAAATTTAGTTGCCCGCATCAGAAATGCATTTTACACTTGCAACGTAACCTATTAAGTTATGTCCGCATGAGTGATAAAAAAGAGGTTGCTAATGACTTTAGAGAAGTTCTCAGTGCTGCTGATCCGCACCATAACAAAGCTATAGCTGTGTCAAAATTTAAAGAATTTAAAGAAAAATGGCGAAAGAAATACAGGTCTTTTGGGCAATATCTTGATAACCTGGATATTTACCCATATTTAACCTTTTTAGATTACGATGTCAGAATACGTCGTATGCTTTATACGACCAACTGGATAGAGCGATTTAATAAAAGCGCCAGAAGAACATTGAAAATAAGAGGTGCATTACCATCTGAAGAGGCAGTTCTATCACTGATAACAAGTGTGGCAAAAGAACAAACAGAGGGTCATTACTCATATCCTATTTATAATTTTAGATATGAAGAAAAACTATTAGCAAACAAATATTAA
- a CDS encoding T9SS type A sorting domain-containing protein, producing the protein MKTLFLTIIAVAVMEFAAAQTISKDVVATAGDTYTNTSENIVLSWTIGQTVTGTFYSGDGTFSISQGFHTGMPLSGIGIEEYYSNSPVQNIYPNPTHGNAYLEMTNSQEGPIIFKIYNAQGKLVSTQQEIIENEKIEIQLQSLKPGIYFISSLFEDGNKKSQKIIKQ; encoded by the coding sequence ATGAAAACATTATTTTTAACAATAATCGCCGTTGCTGTAATGGAGTTTGCAGCAGCACAAACAATATCTAAAGATGTTGTTGCAACTGCCGGTGACACCTATACCAATACCAGTGAAAACATTGTGTTAAGCTGGACAATTGGACAAACTGTAACCGGTACCTTTTATTCTGGCGATGGTACTTTCTCCATAAGCCAGGGATTTCACACAGGCATGCCCCTGAGCGGCATTGGCATTGAGGAGTACTACTCCAATAGCCCTGTGCAAAACATTTATCCGAACCCAACGCATGGAAATGCATATCTTGAAATGACAAACAGCCAGGAAGGCCCCATTATTTTCAAAATCTATAATGCACAGGGAAAGCTGGTAAGCACACAGCAAGAAATCATTGAAAACGAAAAAATAGAAATCCAGTTGCAATCATTAAAACCCGGAATATACTTTATTTCGTCACTTTTTGAAGATGGAAATAAAAAAAGTCAGAAAATTATAAAACAGTAA
- a CDS encoding hybrid sensor histidine kinase/response regulator: MAAKVLVVDDNPSNIQLIANILDGQGFTIEVATSGKDALELLEAYNFDLILLDIMMPELNGYDTCRKIHALPLNSNIPVIFLTAKADDESITKGFEAGGVDYITKPFNSDELIARVKTHVQLKQTQEDLEARVKERTEQLSKANAELKKANVELQKLDDAKNEFINIISHEIRTPLNGIMGPLQLMNLDLGKDKMPLRMKLLNDSVNRLEQFAYRMILISELRTGRYHFRNEVFLLRDIVEEVTVNSADEINQKKLIIEKDFESSMDLHTDRNLFLMMLENVLTNSIRLSREAGKIKIVCSKSGEYFSIAIEDESGGFSEKARQTLMKPFAPGTPFVNNNMGIGLYLTNLIVKELNGTLSIKNTEHGAIVSIAIKI, from the coding sequence ATGGCGGCTAAAGTATTGGTTGTAGATGACAATCCTTCAAATATTCAGTTGATAGCAAATATACTTGATGGTCAGGGGTTTACAATAGAAGTAGCTACCTCTGGTAAAGATGCCCTGGAGTTACTTGAAGCGTACAATTTCGACTTAATACTGCTAGACATAATGATGCCGGAACTTAATGGATACGATACATGTCGTAAAATTCATGCACTGCCCTTAAATAGTAATATTCCTGTAATTTTTCTTACTGCCAAGGCTGATGATGAGAGCATTACTAAAGGTTTTGAGGCCGGGGGAGTAGATTACATTACGAAACCTTTTAACAGTGATGAGTTAATAGCGCGTGTAAAAACACATGTGCAACTTAAGCAAACACAAGAAGATTTAGAAGCCCGTGTAAAAGAAAGAACAGAACAATTGTCGAAAGCTAATGCTGAACTGAAAAAAGCCAACGTTGAGCTACAAAAACTCGACGATGCAAAAAATGAATTTATAAATATCATTAGTCACGAAATTCGTACACCACTAAATGGAATAATGGGACCTTTACAGCTTATGAACCTTGATCTTGGTAAAGATAAAATGCCCCTACGGATGAAGTTGCTCAATGATTCGGTAAATCGTTTGGAGCAATTTGCCTATCGTATGATCTTAATAAGTGAGCTTCGAACAGGCCGGTATCATTTTAGGAATGAGGTTTTTTTATTGCGCGATATCGTCGAAGAGGTTACCGTCAATAGCGCGGATGAGATCAATCAAAAAAAATTGATTATAGAAAAAGATTTTGAATCTAGTATGGATCTTCATACAGACCGAAATCTTTTTTTAATGATGCTGGAGAATGTTCTTACCAATAGTATAAGGTTAAGCCGTGAGGCAGGTAAAATAAAAATAGTCTGCAGCAAAAGCGGTGAATATTTTTCAATTGCTATTGAAGATGAATCAGGTGGTTTTAGTGAGAAAGCCAGGCAAACACTCATGAAACCATTTGCGCCTGGTACGCCCTTTGTAAATAATAACATGGGCATAGGCCTCTATTTAACAAATCTTATTGTAAAAGAACTAAATGGTACACTCAGCATTAAAAATACAGAACACGGAGCTATTGTATCTATTGCCATAAAAATTTGA
- a CDS encoding PAS domain S-box protein, with product MNQVGNSILLLLEQIDASAFVINEKLQVTLVNKVFSGQFGLMEDKLPAGLHDISLLSEFPDEFQHLFSPMPSEAKTITTGSGDKRYNISLTPLSFGPEKYCLVVTKDDVNDKLKYLPVQEGRYFFESLFEQASEAIALLNTKGKVIRVNRRFEQIFGYTSNELQNKQLDKYLATVQFANEANLLTERVLQGVEMSRETVRKTKSGRLIDVSIIGTPVSGDGEIIAAYLIYRDITIRKQIQNQLGESARRFRDLFYNDKSVKLLIDPDTSMIKDANDAALKFYGYSYHEFINKFIFDINTLGEEKVLGKMDLTVKQKQNVFQFKHRLKNGEIRDIEVFSTPILFGNKKLLYSTIIDISDRVDAEKKLRKSEERYRLLAENTHDGVALFINDVMHYASPSYYKILGYQENDIVGLSLEELEARIHPDDQKRVLSNLRASISNQRSIVKYEYRIMKSDHTYIWIEDVVHHDFSDPEAIKSYVNTREITDRKNTEFNLKERNLQYEKLVTDYQKNNKLLQEAKELAESSDRLKSAFLANLSHEVRTPLNGISGFAQLLQHLKPNSSKQGQYLRLIRESSDKLLEIIMNTVEIAKIQTGQISVTKELVNLPNAFEELYEEFDYAMRKKEIILKLVLPHDEKNVERLIDWFKLKFAIKAALNNSVKFTDKGTIWFGYQLKDQQLLAFVEDTGIGIPKGKENDIFIPFVQGDVKRDRIYGGAGLGLSVAKGLIDAMGGKIIVDKNRKNGAKIEFVLNAPIAETENKKTKVIMEDKAHSKTILIVEDDMASRLYLSQLFELLSGEEMQYEIYEAENGTKARALVSEHNIDLVLMDVRLPDVNGLDLAKEIKFNSPDTKIFVQTAYTGNQYRSESIEKGCDDFLDKPITQEVLEMKLRKFHL from the coding sequence ATGAACCAGGTCGGGAATAGCATTTTGTTATTGCTGGAGCAGATTGATGCCTCTGCTTTTGTGATTAACGAGAAGCTGCAAGTAACTTTAGTTAATAAGGTGTTTTCTGGCCAGTTTGGCTTAATGGAAGACAAGTTGCCTGCTGGTTTACATGATATTAGCCTGTTATCAGAGTTCCCCGATGAATTTCAGCATTTGTTTTCCCCAATGCCATCTGAAGCCAAAACGATAACTACCGGGAGTGGTGATAAAAGATACAATATTTCTTTAACTCCGCTGAGTTTTGGCCCTGAAAAATACTGTCTGGTAGTTACCAAAGATGATGTAAACGACAAATTAAAATATCTGCCAGTTCAGGAGGGGCGCTATTTTTTTGAGAGCCTTTTTGAGCAGGCCTCAGAGGCAATTGCATTGCTTAATACTAAAGGTAAGGTTATTAGGGTAAACAGGAGGTTTGAACAAATTTTTGGGTATACCTCTAATGAACTTCAAAATAAACAACTTGATAAATACCTTGCTACTGTGCAGTTTGCCAATGAGGCCAATCTTTTAACCGAGCGAGTTTTGCAAGGTGTTGAGATGAGTCGTGAAACAGTACGAAAAACTAAAAGTGGCCGATTAATCGATGTGTCCATTATAGGAACTCCTGTAAGTGGAGATGGCGAAATTATAGCTGCATATTTAATTTACCGCGACATTACGATCCGAAAACAAATACAAAACCAGCTGGGTGAGAGTGCACGGCGTTTTCGTGATTTATTTTATAATGATAAGTCTGTAAAATTACTTATTGACCCGGATACAAGCATGATTAAAGATGCCAATGATGCTGCACTGAAATTTTATGGCTATAGTTATCACGAGTTTATTAATAAATTCATTTTTGACATCAATACGTTGGGAGAGGAGAAGGTGTTGGGGAAAATGGACCTTACTGTAAAGCAGAAACAGAATGTTTTTCAATTCAAACACAGACTGAAAAATGGAGAAATACGAGATATAGAGGTGTTTTCAACTCCCATTTTATTTGGCAACAAAAAACTGCTTTACTCTACCATAATTGACATTTCTGACCGCGTTGATGCTGAGAAAAAACTTAGAAAAAGTGAAGAAAGGTACAGGTTGCTCGCTGAAAATACTCATGATGGTGTTGCATTGTTCATCAATGATGTGATGCATTATGCATCGCCTTCTTACTACAAAATATTAGGTTACCAGGAGAATGATATTGTGGGCTTATCTCTTGAAGAACTTGAAGCTCGCATTCACCCTGATGATCAGAAAAGAGTATTGAGCAATTTGAGAGCCAGTATTTCAAATCAGAGGAGCATAGTTAAGTATGAATACCGCATTATGAAATCTGACCATACCTACATATGGATTGAAGATGTAGTACATCACGATTTTTCAGATCCAGAGGCTATTAAAAGCTATGTGAATACCAGAGAAATAACAGATAGGAAAAACACAGAATTTAACCTCAAAGAGCGAAACTTACAATATGAAAAACTGGTAACTGATTATCAAAAAAACAATAAGCTTTTACAGGAAGCTAAAGAGCTTGCCGAATCGAGCGACCGCCTGAAGTCAGCGTTTTTAGCAAACTTATCACATGAGGTTAGGACACCGTTAAACGGTATTAGTGGGTTTGCACAACTACTGCAGCATTTGAAACCTAATTCCTCTAAACAGGGGCAATATTTGCGACTAATTCGAGAATCTTCTGATAAGTTGCTCGAAATTATTATGAATACGGTTGAAATTGCTAAAATTCAGACAGGACAAATAAGTGTGACCAAAGAATTAGTTAATTTACCCAATGCTTTTGAAGAATTATATGAAGAGTTCGATTATGCTATGCGTAAAAAAGAAATAATTTTGAAGTTGGTTTTACCTCATGATGAAAAAAATGTAGAGCGATTGATTGATTGGTTTAAACTTAAATTTGCTATAAAAGCAGCTTTAAATAACTCTGTGAAATTTACCGATAAAGGAACTATTTGGTTTGGGTATCAACTTAAAGACCAGCAATTGTTGGCGTTTGTTGAAGATACCGGCATTGGTATCCCAAAAGGTAAGGAAAATGATATTTTCATTCCATTTGTGCAGGGCGATGTAAAACGCGATCGAATATATGGTGGAGCCGGATTGGGACTTTCAGTCGCAAAGGGTCTCATAGATGCCATGGGCGGTAAAATTATAGTAGATAAGAACAGAAAAAATGGAGCCAAAATTGAATTTGTTTTAAACGCACCAATAGCAGAAACAGAAAATAAAAAAACAAAGGTTATTATGGAAGATAAAGCGCATAGCAAGACTATATTGATTGTGGAAGATGATATGGCAAGCAGACTTTATTTAAGTCAGCTTTTTGAACTGCTGAGTGGTGAAGAAATGCAATATGAAATTTATGAAGCAGAAAATGGCACAAAAGCCAGAGCGTTAGTAAGTGAGCATAATATAGATCTTGTTTTAATGGATGTGAGGCTGCCCGATGTCAATGGCCTTGATTTGGCTAAAGAGATTAAGTTTAATTCCCCTGATACTAAAATTTTTGTACAAACTGCTTATACCGGAAACCAGTACCGCTCTGAGTCAATTGAAAAAGGTTGCGATGATTTTTTGGATAAACCAATTACCCAGGAGGTATTAGAGATGAAACTCAGAAAGTTTCACCTCTAA
- a CDS encoding PAS domain S-box protein, with the protein MANKDKSAELRAKAEKVYQQKNVKITEAPDEVKALLEELSIHQIELEMQNEELLNAQTKLEKEKEKFQKLYDYAPVGYITINQTGNIIDLNYQAAELFGKPREVFNFNSIFPFLHKDSKTDFRLMLREAYEQRQKTSSSIAFINSKGSIVHTKVNVIPFEDTGSGEILVRLTITDIVDERMQYLRELEEKELKYAEIFNHSNDAIFLFNLDDYGRPLKFLEVNRKACDLMNSSRESLLKKNTSDINTDEEMAFITRSAKEIKRNGKGLFEMFYNHKGNDKIPLEIAYYSFDLQGEFIGMAVVSDIRKRKDSEAKIRENERKYRLLAENINETILLTDLDFNLIYVSPSIKRLTGSSQEEYYKKGFKHGLTNESVKYVENWIENYLRESAQEDFDFKNYSKVFQVDRYHKDGHLINFEVSLSFLIENGKPTGIITISRDITDRVKAERKIKETNTRLQLAMEVGNLGWWDWDYEQNILVTADNKPGLLGYNPGETNFTAQDYIDMIHPEDYDKAMNAMRKHLEGKADRYEVENRLRMKDGSYKWLYDMGRIVEYTDEGKPKRLMGVIFDISDRKNAELLIQNQNEELKQLNATKDKFFSIIAHDLKNPFNTILGFTEELIKKHDDLKSDDRKQILKTLNESARQNYSLLQNLLVWSRMQSNRMPFNPEQIVLSELIYDNYMLFEGTANKKGIMLKMAENTEQSCWVNADREMVNTVIRNLVSNAIKYTPEGGEIVLGCEPAENDAVKVYVKDTGIGIKKHTISKLFKIEETFSTSGTSNEQGTGLGLILVNEFLEKNNGELLIDSKKGEGSTFAFTLKSVKTERQCSMDCFGDFKLLSEKIEKLDEEVKQYFFNDILSLFKICYKSYSSRKVNTFSNEIISFSQKYKVPELEKFGAKIAESMQQFDINQLNICFGEFEELMDYVQKKIF; encoded by the coding sequence ATGGCAAATAAAGATAAGAGCGCAGAGCTTAGAGCTAAAGCAGAGAAAGTATACCAGCAAAAAAATGTAAAGATAACTGAAGCCCCGGATGAGGTTAAAGCGTTATTGGAAGAACTCTCAATTCATCAGATTGAATTGGAGATGCAGAATGAAGAATTATTAAACGCTCAAACAAAGCTTGAAAAAGAGAAAGAGAAATTTCAAAAATTATATGATTATGCCCCGGTTGGCTACATTACCATCAATCAAACAGGCAACATAATAGATTTAAATTACCAGGCTGCTGAGCTATTTGGCAAGCCCAGAGAGGTTTTTAATTTTAATTCAATTTTCCCTTTTCTGCACAAGGATTCTAAAACCGATTTTAGATTAATGCTTCGCGAAGCATATGAGCAAAGACAGAAAACAAGTAGCTCTATTGCTTTCATTAACTCTAAAGGCTCCATTGTTCATACAAAGGTAAATGTGATACCCTTCGAGGATACAGGCTCCGGAGAAATTTTAGTCAGGCTTACCATCACAGATATTGTGGATGAACGCATGCAGTATCTGAGGGAGCTTGAGGAAAAAGAGTTAAAATATGCTGAAATTTTTAATCATTCAAACGATGCTATATTCCTTTTCAATTTAGATGATTATGGACGCCCTTTGAAATTTCTGGAAGTTAATCGAAAAGCTTGCGATTTAATGAATTCATCCAGAGAAAGCCTGCTTAAAAAGAATACATCCGATATAAACACAGATGAGGAGATGGCTTTTATTACCAGATCTGCCAAAGAAATCAAGCGTAATGGCAAAGGGCTCTTTGAAATGTTTTATAACCACAAGGGCAATGATAAAATACCTCTAGAAATTGCTTATTATTCTTTTGATCTGCAGGGTGAATTCATTGGAATGGCGGTAGTAAGCGACATACGCAAGCGGAAGGATTCAGAAGCTAAAATCAGAGAGAATGAACGGAAATACAGGCTTTTGGCAGAAAATATAAATGAAACAATTCTGTTGACCGATCTTGATTTCAATTTAATTTATGTCAGCCCGTCTATTAAACGTTTAACGGGGTCCTCTCAGGAAGAGTACTATAAAAAAGGGTTTAAACATGGCCTCACAAATGAGTCTGTGAAATATGTTGAGAATTGGATTGAAAATTATTTACGCGAAAGTGCACAGGAAGATTTTGACTTTAAAAACTATAGCAAGGTTTTTCAAGTAGACCGTTATCACAAAGATGGACATCTTATAAACTTCGAGGTGTCGTTGAGTTTTTTAATTGAAAATGGGAAGCCAACCGGCATTATTACAATTTCGAGGGATATAACCGACAGGGTAAAAGCTGAAAGAAAAATTAAAGAGACCAATACCCGCCTGCAGTTGGCCATGGAAGTGGGTAATCTTGGTTGGTGGGACTGGGATTATGAACAGAACATACTTGTAACTGCAGATAATAAACCCGGCCTCCTGGGCTACAACCCCGGGGAGACAAACTTTACAGCCCAGGATTATATCGACATGATTCATCCGGAAGATTACGACAAAGCCATGAATGCCATGCGCAAGCATCTGGAGGGTAAGGCAGACCGTTATGAGGTCGAAAACAGATTAAGAATGAAAGATGGTTCCTACAAATGGCTTTACGATATGGGGCGTATTGTGGAATATACCGACGAAGGTAAGCCCAAAAGACTCATGGGTGTTATTTTTGATATCTCAGACAGGAAAAATGCAGAATTGCTTATTCAGAATCAGAATGAAGAGCTTAAGCAACTTAATGCTACAAAAGATAAATTTTTCTCAATCATTGCGCATGATTTAAAGAACCCCTTTAATACCATTTTAGGATTTACCGAGGAGTTGATTAAAAAACATGATGACCTAAAAAGCGACGATCGAAAACAAATTCTGAAAACGCTTAACGAAAGTGCGCGTCAGAACTATAGTTTACTGCAAAACCTGCTCGTTTGGTCACGTATGCAGTCGAATCGTATGCCTTTTAATCCGGAACAAATTGTATTAAGTGAACTTATTTATGATAATTATATGCTTTTCGAAGGCACCGCAAATAAAAAAGGCATCATGCTTAAAATGGCAGAAAACACCGAGCAGTCATGCTGGGTAAATGCCGACCGCGAGATGGTTAATACCGTAATTCGCAATTTGGTTTCGAATGCAATTAAGTATACTCCAGAAGGAGGCGAAATTGTTTTAGGTTGTGAACCTGCTGAAAATGATGCCGTAAAAGTTTATGTGAAGGATACGGGAATTGGTATAAAAAAACATACCATTTCTAAGCTTTTTAAAATTGAGGAGACATTTTCTACATCCGGAACATCCAATGAGCAGGGAACGGGCCTGGGCCTCATATTAGTCAATGAGTTTTTGGAGAAGAACAATGGTGAATTGCTGATCGACAGCAAGAAGGGAGAAGGCTCTACTTTTGCGTTTACGCTAAAAAGTGTAAAAACCGAGCGTCAGTGTTCTATGGATTGTTTTGGTGATTTCAAATTGTTGAGTGAGAAAATCGAAAAGCTGGATGAGGAGGTTAAACAATATTTTTTTAACGATATTCTATCGCTTTTTAAAATCTGTTACAAGTCTTATTCAAGCCGTAAAGTAAATACATTTTCGAACGAAATTATTTCTTTTTCTCAAAAATATAAAGTACCTGAATTGGAGAAATTTGGAGCAAAAATCGCTGAATCAATGCAACAATTTGATATAAACCAGCTTAATATCTGTTTTGGCGAGTTTGAGGAGTTGATGGACTATGTACAAAAGAAAATATTTTAA
- a CDS encoding tail fiber domain-containing protein, with amino-acid sequence MKKQLLLCVFLLGYLNLWTQPTTFNYQAVVRDLDGNLITNQELILRLSISDIQETIYYQEEHQTSTNEFGQIQVEVGGGTPLSGDFATTPWGLAQLLLTVDMSMDQGTTYTNLGQSPLLAVPYAFYAASGEPGPEGPAGNGIDTVEDNGDGTLTFHFTDGSSYTTPNLAGPTLEAQPGNLIYHDSTGWVGTDAIKIAGSNVAIGTNPAISRLLVHGDINANIDDPIFEVKNKDGNVVFAVYQNGVEVNVDESAKDKALKGGFAVGGLTSGKDSIVQYFRVTPDSVRVYLKDDTTKAQKGGFAVGGLTSGKGALEYLRVTRDSTRVYVDNATKAQKGGFAVGGLTSGKSGDYYMNITEDNYFIGHQSGGQLNTGTYNSTLGYQSGYSVYNGNSNSFIGYQSGYSTTNGEGNLFLGYQSGFNNVDGFYNSFLGYQSGYSNTVGSANSFLASYSGYSNTTGNLNTFVGYESGFSNTTGTANTFIGSYVGRNNTEGNYNVYIGERAGFMGINPDLNVFIGYRSGYEVNTGSSNVAIGYLSGYSLNDGIDNVFMGTNAGYNIEDGDKNICLGSNAGNMLSNGNNNVFIGDSTGYSGGSVDESVFMGSAAGKNALNNTENVFIGYQCGYHTTTGGYNVYIGNRAGRDNNGGNNVFIGRGTGRYVTSGVNNVYMGIGAGGDNAEGDNNTYIGTLAGGNGVSGSKNVYIGNFTGGGAVGDSNVFIGNFAGYSESGSQKLYIDNTSTSSPLIKGDFNSNCLQVNGNFYYTGSFGACSDARYKKNIQPISNALSYIMKLQGINYYWRQNEFPDVPFSNQKQIGLIAQDVEKLIPELVSENNDGYKTIDYAKLTPLLIESIKSQQESIEKQKLLINELVKRIEKLENN; translated from the coding sequence TATTCAGGAAACAATTTATTACCAGGAAGAACATCAGACCTCTACCAATGAATTTGGTCAGATTCAGGTTGAGGTAGGTGGCGGCACACCACTTTCCGGGGATTTTGCAACCACACCCTGGGGATTGGCCCAGCTTCTGCTCACTGTTGACATGTCGATGGATCAGGGCACAACCTATACGAACCTTGGGCAATCACCCCTGCTCGCAGTGCCTTATGCCTTTTATGCGGCCTCTGGAGAGCCCGGACCCGAAGGCCCTGCCGGAAATGGCATAGACACTGTGGAAGATAATGGCGACGGCACGCTTACCTTCCATTTTACCGACGGTTCAAGTTACACCACGCCCAACCTGGCCGGCCCCACACTTGAAGCTCAACCCGGCAACCTCATCTACCATGACTCTACAGGGTGGGTAGGCACCGACGCCATTAAGATTGCAGGCAGCAATGTAGCTATCGGAACCAATCCAGCTATCTCAAGATTATTGGTGCATGGCGATATTAACGCTAATATCGACGATCCTATTTTTGAAGTAAAAAATAAAGACGGCAATGTGGTATTTGCAGTTTACCAAAACGGTGTAGAAGTAAATGTGGATGAATCAGCCAAAGACAAAGCCCTTAAAGGAGGATTCGCTGTAGGTGGACTTACCTCAGGTAAAGACAGCATTGTACAGTACTTTAGAGTAACGCCCGACAGTGTGCGTGTATATCTGAAAGATGACACCACCAAAGCTCAAAAAGGTGGCTTTGCAGTAGGTGGGCTCACATCAGGAAAAGGCGCTTTGGAATACCTTAGGGTAACACGCGACAGCACCCGCGTTTATGTCGACAACGCAACAAAAGCTCAAAAAGGTGGCTTCGCTGTAGGTGGACTTACCTCAGGTAAAAGTGGCGATTATTACATGAACATTACAGAAGACAACTATTTTATAGGTCATCAAAGTGGTGGGCAATTGAATACCGGAACCTACAATTCCACATTAGGGTACCAATCAGGCTATTCTGTTTACAATGGAAATAGTAATTCATTTATTGGTTACCAGAGCGGTTATTCCACAACGAATGGTGAGGGTAACTTATTCCTTGGTTATCAATCAGGTTTTAATAATGTGGATGGATTCTACAATTCATTTTTAGGATATCAATCCGGATATAGTAACACAGTTGGCAGTGCCAATAGTTTCCTGGCAAGCTACAGTGGATACAGTAATACAACCGGAAACCTGAACACTTTTGTGGGATACGAGTCAGGTTTTTCCAACACCACAGGTACAGCCAACACATTTATCGGGAGCTATGTAGGACGAAACAATACTGAGGGCAATTACAATGTTTACATAGGTGAGCGGGCAGGTTTTATGGGCATAAACCCCGACCTGAATGTTTTTATTGGCTACCGAAGCGGATATGAAGTAAATACAGGATCTTCTAACGTTGCCATAGGTTACCTGAGTGGTTACAGTCTCAATGACGGCATTGATAATGTATTTATGGGTACCAATGCGGGGTACAACATTGAAGATGGAGATAAAAACATTTGTCTGGGCTCCAATGCCGGAAATATGCTCTCTAACGGCAACAATAATGTGTTTATTGGAGATAGCACAGGCTATTCAGGTGGTTCTGTAGATGAAAGTGTTTTTATGGGTTCAGCAGCAGGTAAAAATGCCCTAAACAACACCGAAAATGTATTCATTGGATACCAGTGTGGATACCACACTACAACTGGAGGTTATAATGTATATATCGGCAACAGAGCTGGGAGAGACAATAATGGAGGAAACAATGTTTTCATAGGTCGGGGAACCGGCAGGTATGTAACCTCAGGAGTAAACAATGTTTATATGGGTATAGGTGCTGGTGGCGACAATGCTGAAGGAGACAATAACACCTACATTGGAACCCTGGCCGGAGGTAATGGAGTATCTGGAAGTAAAAACGTATATATTGGTAATTTTACCGGAGGTGGTGCCGTAGGCGACAGTAATGTGTTTATCGGCAATTTTGCAGGCTATTCAGAAAGTGGGTCGCAAAAACTATATATTGATAATACAAGTACATCGAGCCCGCTCATAAAAGGAGATTTTAATAGTAACTGCCTCCAGGTGAATGGGAATTTCTATTATACAGGTTCATTTGGCGCTTGTTCAGATGCCAGATACAAAAAAAATATCCAACCCATTTCCAATGCTTTAAGCTACATCATGAAGCTACAGGGAATTAACTATTATTGGAGGCAAAATGAATTTCCAGATGTACCATTTAGCAACCAAAAACAAATAGGTTTAATTGCCCAGGATGTAGAAAAACTCATACCTGAACTGGTTTCGGAAAACAACGACGGGTATAAAACCATTGATTATGCAAAACTTACACCTCTATTAATAGAGTCGATAAAGAGCCAGCAAGAATCTATTGAAAAACAAAAACTTCTGATTAATGAACTCGTAAAAAGAATAGAAAAGCTTGAAAATAATTAA